From Clostridiales bacterium, one genomic window encodes:
- a CDS encoding pyruvate ferredoxin oxidoreductase (catalyzes the formation of acetyl-CoA from pyruvate and coenzyme A): MAYNLKEVAKKPERLTGGHRMCAGCGAPIVVRQVLKALKPEDHAVIGSATGCLEVSTFLYPYTAWKDSFIHNAFENAAATVSGAEAAYTSMKKRGKLKGETKFITFGGDGGTYDIGFQSLSGAMERGHDMVYVCYDNGAYMNTGIQRSSATPKYADTTTSPAGKVIPGKLQSRKELTEVMASHNIPYVAQSAPIGNMKDLYEKAEKAIYTKGAAFLNVLAPCPRGWRYNTPDLMLLNKMAVETCFWPLYEVVDGKYNITYKPKNKLPVTEYLKLQGRFKHLFKAGNEHLLEDIQVEVDRKWERLLKLEELTNQQ, from the coding sequence TGCTGGATGTGGAGCACCAATAGTAGTAAGACAAGTATTAAAAGCGTTAAAACCCGAGGATCATGCAGTTATCGGAAGTGCTACAGGATGTTTGGAGGTGTCAACTTTCCTATATCCGTATACAGCATGGAAGGACTCATTTATCCACAATGCATTTGAGAATGCTGCAGCTACAGTATCTGGAGCAGAGGCAGCATATACGTCAATGAAAAAAAGAGGTAAATTAAAAGGTGAGACTAAGTTCATTACTTTTGGTGGAGATGGAGGAACATATGATATAGGTTTTCAATCATTATCAGGAGCAATGGAGAGAGGTCATGATATGGTGTATGTATGCTATGATAATGGAGCATATATGAATACAGGAATACAAAGGTCGTCGGCAACACCTAAGTACGCTGATACGACAACTTCACCTGCAGGAAAAGTTATACCAGGGAAATTGCAATCGAGGAAAGAGTTAACAGAGGTAATGGCAAGTCACAATATACCATATGTAGCGCAATCAGCGCCAATAGGTAATATGAAAGATTTATACGAGAAGGCAGAAAAGGCGATTTATACTAAGGGAGCAGCATTTTTGAATGTGTTGGCACCATGTCCTAGAGGATGGAGATACAATACTCCTGATTTAATGTTATTAAATAAAATGGCAGTAGAGACATGTTTTTGGCCTTTATATGAAGTTGTGGATGGAAAATATAATATCACATATAAACCAAAGAACAAGTTGCCAGTAACTGAATATTTAAAATTACAAGGAAGATTTAAACATTTGTTTAAGGCAGGCAATGAGCATTTGTTAGAAGATATTCAAGTGGAAGTTGATAGAAAATGGGAAAGATTATTAAAGTTAGAAGAATTGACAAATCAGCAATAA